TTCGACGAAGTCTTCGTCATCGACTCGCGCAGCACCGACGCGACGTGCGCGCTGGCCGCCTCGCTGGGCGCGAAGGTGGTGGACTTCCAGTGGAACGGCAAGTATCCGAAGAAAAAACAATGGTGCCTGGAGCAGCTGCCTTTCTCGCACCCGGTCGTCCTGTACGTCGACGCCGACGAAGAGATGACGCCGGCGCTGGCCCGCGAAATCCGCGCCAGCCTGCCGCGCTTCGAGGCCGGCGCCGGCGGCGCCTTCGTGCCCTTCGACTACGTGTTCTGCGGCCGCAAGCTGCGACACGGCCACCGCGTCTACAAGCTGGCGCTGCTGGCCCGCGACCGCTCGCGCTTCCTGGACTACGACGACCTGGACGTGGCCCACATGTGGGAAGTCGAGGGCCACTACCAGCCCCAGGTACAGGGCCAGACCTTCGCGTTGCGCGAGCCCATGGTCCACAATGACCATGACTCGCTGTTCCACTATTTCGACAAGCACAACCGCTACTCGGACTGGGAGGCAAGCCTGCGCGTCAAGGGCCTGATGAACGACCCGCGCGAAGCCAACCTGGGCGGCCGCGCGCTGCTCAAGCGGCTGTTCCACGCGCTGCCGTTCAAGGCTCCGATCTCCTTCCTGCATTCCTATGTATTCCGCCTGGGCTTCCTGGACGGCAAGGCCGGCTTCGACTATGCGGTCGCGCGCGCCATGTACTACTGGCAGATCCGCATCAAGACCGAGGAAATCCGCAAGGCCCGACAGGCCTGCGCCGAGGATGGCGACGACAAGGTGGTGGCGGGAGCGGCGAAATGATCCCCGCCCGTCGGTTCCACGCGGGCCCGGCGCGCGAGGCGGATGTCGCGGATGCGACGGATGCGGCGCATGTCTGGCCACGCGTCGGAGACCCGCCTGGCGCGCTGCAGCGGCTGGACCTGTTCACACTGGCGCCCGGCCAGCGCGGCCGCTCCGCGCTGACGGTGCAGCTCTGGTGGCTGGTCCAGGGTTCCCTGTTCCGCTGGTCGCCGCAGTTCGCCTATGGGTTCCGGCGCTGGCTGCTGCGGCTGTTCGGCGCGCGCGTCGGCGCCAAGGCGCTGATCCGGCCCAGCGCCACCGTGACCTATCCCTGGAAAGTCGACATCGGCGAGCATGCCTGGATCGGCGACGATGCCGTGATCTACAGCCTGGGGCCGGTGCACATCGGCGCGCACGCCGTGGTGTCGCAGCGCAGCTACCTTTGCGCCGCCGACCATGACCCGGACCAACCCGACTTCCCGCTGCGCGAGCGCGCGGTGCGCATCGAGGACGGCGCCTGGGTCGCCACCGACGTGTTCGTCGCCCCCGGCGTGACCGTGGGCCGCGAAGCCGTGGTGGGCGCGCGCAGCTCCGTCTTTCGCGATCTGCCGCCCGCCATGATCTGCCACGGCACGCCGTGCAGGCCCGTGCGTGCGCGCGGACGGGAGCGCGCATGAAGATCCTGATCTACGGCATCAACTACGCCCCCGAACTGACCGGCATCGGCAAGTACAGCGCGGAGATGGCCGAATGGCTGGCCGCCCGCGGACACAGCGTCAGCGTGGTCACGGCGCCGCCCTACTATCCGCAATGGCGGGTGCATGACGGCTATCGCGCCGGACGCTATGCGCGCGAGGAGCGCGCCGGCGTCTCGGTGCGCCGCGCCCCGTTGTGGGTGCCGGCGCGGCCCGGTGGCGTCAAGCGCCTGCTGCACCTGGCCAGCTTCGCCCTGTCCAGCCTTCCCAGCCTGCTGCGCGCCGCCGCTGGGCGGCCCGACGTCATCCTGGTGGTCGAGCCGGCGCTGTTCTGCGCGCCCGCGGCATGGCTGGCCGCCAGGCTGTGCGGCGCTCGCGCCTGGCTGCACGTGCAGGACTATGAAGTGGACGCCGCGTTCGAGCTGGGCCTGCTCAAGGGCGCCTGGCTGCGCCGCGCCGTCGCCCGCGCCGAGCGCTGGCTGATGCGCCGCTTCGACCGCGTTTCCACCATTTCTGAGCGCATGCTGGCGCTGGCCAGGGACAAGGGCGTGGAGCCCGCCCGCGCCGTGCTGCTGCCGAACTGGATCGACGCGCAGGCGATCACGCCGGACCTGGACGGCGGCGCGTACCGCGCGCAACTCGGCATCCCCGCCGACGCGATCGTGGCGCTGTATTCCGGCAACATGGGCGGCAAGCAGGGCCTGCAGGTCCTGGCCGACGTGGCCCGCCGCCTGGAAGGCGAAACGCGGCTGTGGTTCGTTTTCTGCGGCCAGGGACCGGAACGGGCCGCGCTGCAGGCGCGCTGCGCCGGACTGGCGCGCGCACGCTTCCTGGACCTGCAGCCCGCCGAACGCCTGGGCGAGCTGCTGTGCATGGCGGACATCCATCTACTGCCGCAGCGCGCGGGCGCGGCCGACCTCGTCATGCCGTCCAAGCTGACCGGCATGCTGGCCAGCGGCCGTCCTGTGGTCTGCGGCGCCGCGCCGGGCACGGAACTGGCGGGCGTGATCACGCGCTGCGGCCTGTTGACTCCCCCTGAAGACGCGGCGGCCATGGCCGAGGCCGTGCTCAGCCTGGCGCAAAACGGCGCGGCCAGGGCCGCGCTGGGCCAGGCCGCGCGGCGCCATGCCCTGGCTCATCTGCACGTGGACGCGGTGCTGGGCGCGGCCGAGCGCGAACTGGCGGCCCTTGCCGTCCCGGGCAGGACACAGGCCTCGCGCGCCCGCGACGCCTGACGGCGTCCGTCCGATCACTCCGAAGGTTCGCGCGGCGTCGGCGGCAGGCCCACGCCGCTGACCAGCCCCAGCTGCACGGCGACATAGGCGGCCTCGGCCTGATTGCGCGCATTGAGCTTCCAGTACAACGTGCGCGCATGGCTCTTCACGGTGGCCACCGATATGCCCACCTGCTCGCCGATCTCGCGCATGGTCTTGCCCTGCACCAGCAGCTGCAGGATCTCCGCCTGCCGCTGCGTCAGCTCGCGCAGCTCCAGCGCCGGCGCGGCGGTGCGCGGCAGCGGCCGGCCAGCCGGCTGCGGATAGCATTCGCCTCCCGCCTGGACCAGGCTGACCGCGGCCGCCAGGGCGTCCGGGCTGGATGCCTTGGGCAGATAGCCGGCCACGCCCGCGCGGGCGCAAGCCGCCATCACCGCCTGATCCAGCACGGAATACAGCACCATCGCCAGCCTGGGCCCGAAGAAGGCGATGGCCTGTGTCAACAGCGCGATATCGTTCTCGGCGATGCCGCCGCAACCGACCACCAGCATTTCCACCGGACGGTTGAGCGAATTGGGCAGGTTGAGCATCTGGGCCGGCGAGATCGCCAGGATGTCGTCCGTTTTGCGCACGCGCTCCAGCACATGCTGGATGGCGACGCGAAGCAACGCATAGTCTTCGATTAGAACGGTTGTCATCCCGAATGGAACCTTGCGACACAGGGCCCAAATGCGGTTCCCATGTCGCACGCGAGACGGATCGCGATGCGCGCGCGGCCGCGCGACGGCGCGGTTCACGGGAATCCTGTCCGCTGCTGCGGCCCGGGCGGCGTGCTGTGGTTCGCCG
The Achromobacter sp. AONIH1 DNA segment above includes these coding regions:
- a CDS encoding glycosyltransferase family 2 protein, with protein sequence MQKIPVSVVVMTKNEERNIAKCLKALAEFDEVFVIDSRSTDATCALAASLGAKVVDFQWNGKYPKKKQWCLEQLPFSHPVVLYVDADEEMTPALAREIRASLPRFEAGAGGAFVPFDYVFCGRKLRHGHRVYKLALLARDRSRFLDYDDLDVAHMWEVEGHYQPQVQGQTFALREPMVHNDHDSLFHYFDKHNRYSDWEASLRVKGLMNDPREANLGGRALLKRLFHALPFKAPISFLHSYVFRLGFLDGKAGFDYAVARAMYYWQIRIKTEEIRKARQACAEDGDDKVVAGAAK
- a CDS encoding response regulator transcription factor, translated to MTTVLIEDYALLRVAIQHVLERVRKTDDILAISPAQMLNLPNSLNRPVEMLVVGCGGIAENDIALLTQAIAFFGPRLAMVLYSVLDQAVMAACARAGVAGYLPKASSPDALAAAVSLVQAGGECYPQPAGRPLPRTAAPALELRELTQRQAEILQLLVQGKTMREIGEQVGISVATVKSHARTLYWKLNARNQAEAAYVAVQLGLVSGVGLPPTPREPSE
- a CDS encoding putative colanic acid biosynthesis acetyltransferase, translated to MIPARRFHAGPAREADVADATDAAHVWPRVGDPPGALQRLDLFTLAPGQRGRSALTVQLWWLVQGSLFRWSPQFAYGFRRWLLRLFGARVGAKALIRPSATVTYPWKVDIGEHAWIGDDAVIYSLGPVHIGAHAVVSQRSYLCAADHDPDQPDFPLRERAVRIEDGAWVATDVFVAPGVTVGREAVVGARSSVFRDLPPAMICHGTPCRPVRARGRERA
- a CDS encoding glycosyltransferase WbuB; its protein translation is MKILIYGINYAPELTGIGKYSAEMAEWLAARGHSVSVVTAPPYYPQWRVHDGYRAGRYAREERAGVSVRRAPLWVPARPGGVKRLLHLASFALSSLPSLLRAAAGRPDVILVVEPALFCAPAAWLAARLCGARAWLHVQDYEVDAAFELGLLKGAWLRRAVARAERWLMRRFDRVSTISERMLALARDKGVEPARAVLLPNWIDAQAITPDLDGGAYRAQLGIPADAIVALYSGNMGGKQGLQVLADVARRLEGETRLWFVFCGQGPERAALQARCAGLARARFLDLQPAERLGELLCMADIHLLPQRAGAADLVMPSKLTGMLASGRPVVCGAAPGTELAGVITRCGLLTPPEDAAAMAEAVLSLAQNGAARAALGQAARRHALAHLHVDAVLGAAERELAALAVPGRTQASRARDA